A DNA window from Anaerocolumna sp. AGMB13020 contains the following coding sequences:
- the nth gene encoding endonuclease III: MAVKRITKKERERVEQILALLDEYYTREYKCYLNHETPWQLLIATILSAQCTDERVNIVTKDLFVKYKSLEDFAAADLRELERDIHSTGFYHNKAKNIIECTKALLRDHGGVVPNDIDALTKLAGVGRKTANVIRGNIYHEPSIVVDTHVKRISGKLGFTKEEDPVKIEFDLMKVLPKDHWILYNLQIIAHGRSICTARSPKCNECFLFDQCKWESKWDNLK, encoded by the coding sequence ATGGCAGTAAAAAGAATTACTAAAAAGGAACGGGAGAGAGTGGAGCAGATTCTTGCTCTCCTGGACGAATATTATACAAGGGAATATAAGTGTTATCTGAATCATGAAACTCCCTGGCAGCTGCTGATTGCGACAATCTTAAGTGCCCAGTGTACCGATGAAAGGGTTAACATCGTTACAAAGGATCTTTTTGTTAAATATAAGAGCCTTGAAGATTTTGCAGCGGCAGATTTAAGGGAGCTTGAGAGGGACATTCACAGTACCGGCTTTTATCATAATAAAGCGAAGAATATTATTGAGTGTACAAAAGCACTGCTTAGGGATCACGGCGGTGTGGTTCCAAATGATATTGATGCATTAACAAAGCTTGCGGGAGTAGGAAGAAAGACAGCCAATGTTATCAGAGGAAACATATATCATGAGCCCAGCATTGTTGTTGATACCCATGTAAAACGTATCTCCGGAAAGCTGGGATTTACCAAAGAGGAAGATCCGGTTAAGATTGAGTTCGATCTTATGAAGGTTCTGCCAAAGGACCATTGGATCTTGTATAATCTTCAGATTATTGCCCATGGCAGAAGCATTTGTACTGCCAGGAGCCCAAAATGCAATGAATGCTTTTTATTTGACCAGTGCAAGTGGGAAAGTAAGTGGGATAATCTGAAATAA
- a CDS encoding aminoglycoside phosphotransferase family protein, translating into MEKQLIGSGNTAEVFEWGKDKVLKLFYEGYPEPAVENEYTKALSVKELDFPKPIPYERLRYKGRSGIVYEKVLGVSLENWFFKTGDLDKCAFMMAALHKRMLEFDLKDLPDYKEFLAYHIHNAERCKIDEKEEALRILQRLPEGNTLCHGDYHPGNILISGTQTYAIDFMNLCRGNYLYDIARTVYLVEYTPVSENATEKEGLLDIKQTLVKKYLGYMGITKDRIKDYLLVIGIARAGECPNEYI; encoded by the coding sequence ATGGAGAAACAATTAATTGGTTCCGGAAATACGGCAGAAGTCTTTGAATGGGGTAAGGATAAAGTCCTGAAGCTTTTTTATGAGGGTTACCCGGAGCCTGCTGTAGAAAATGAATACACAAAAGCATTGTCTGTAAAAGAATTGGATTTTCCCAAGCCCATTCCCTATGAAAGGCTTAGATACAAAGGACGTTCAGGAATAGTATATGAAAAAGTTTTGGGAGTGTCGTTGGAGAACTGGTTTTTTAAGACTGGAGATCTGGATAAGTGTGCTTTTATGATGGCTGCTCTGCATAAAAGAATGCTGGAATTTGATTTGAAGGATTTACCTGATTACAAAGAGTTTCTGGCATATCATATTCATAATGCTGAGCGTTGTAAGATAGATGAGAAGGAAGAAGCACTTCGGATACTCCAAAGATTACCTGAGGGTAATACCTTGTGTCATGGTGACTACCATCCAGGAAATATTTTGATATCTGGAACGCAGACCTATGCAATAGATTTTATGAATCTGTGCAGAGGAAATTATTTGTATGACATAGCCCGTACAGTATATTTAGTAGAATATACGCCTGTTTCTGAAAATGCTACAGAAAAAGAAGGGTTATTAGATATAAAACAGACACTTGTGAAGAAATATTTAGGCTATATGGGAATAACAAAAGATAGGATTAAGGATTATTTGCTTGTAATAGGTATTGCCAGAGCTGGCGAATGTCCCAATGAATATATATGA
- a CDS encoding putative ABC transporter permease, which produces MLKINNTLKYILFFFVGGFIYCGIETLFRGYSHISMLIAGGICFLIIDFINQKYGHEIPLPGKMFLASLAITAVELVAGIIVNLWMNLNVWDYSEIPLNAWGQICPLFSLVWFVLAAPAIWLDNQLRGFLAGNNVRA; this is translated from the coding sequence ATGCTTAAAATAAATAACACGTTAAAATATATTCTTTTTTTCTTTGTGGGAGGTTTCATCTATTGTGGCATTGAGACCTTATTCAGAGGTTATTCCCACATCTCCATGCTCATTGCAGGTGGCATCTGTTTTCTTATAATCGATTTTATTAATCAGAAATACGGTCATGAAATTCCTCTTCCGGGAAAAATGTTTCTTGCTTCTCTGGCAATAACGGCAGTGGAGCTGGTTGCGGGAATAATCGTTAATCTGTGGATGAACCTCAATGTCTGGGATTATTCAGAGATTCCCTTAAATGCCTGGGGGCAGATATGTCCTTTGTTCAGCCTGGTATGGTTTGTACTGGCAGCGCCGGCTATCTGGCTGGATAATCAGCTTAGAGGATTTCTGGCAGGAAATAATGTGAGGGCGTAA
- a CDS encoding VanW family protein: protein MKNSKCVIRIVFVFALFLLSTCNWTKAFAAAEEEVITKGVYIDSVDIGGMTKEQAEQAVKDYVDSLKGKTVTVDIDGEKEKISLADLGFTSKENTYIEEALEIGKNGNLIKQYKELKDTQENNLTYKLEFSMSDDELKTFVKKQLSSHNVKAKNATVARKNGEFVYTDEVVGMKVNTTATANSIKEAVLQDWTGEDVNISAEIKKDEPKYTREMVEKCNTILGSYSTTYTSSSNDRAANLANGARLINNTVLYPGDVFSAYEKLTPFTKANGYYEAGAYANGKVIDSIGGGACQVTTTLYNAVLFSELEVVERFPHSMTISYVSLSRDAAIAGTWKDLKFKNDTDTPIVIEASTQGRTITFNIWGNETRDTEGRKIKFETVVLNEKAPGADVVTKDPNQLEGYEYTTQSAHTGYSAELYKVVYENGVEVSRTKINKSVYNPSPRYVTIGTKKPEPEENAEEPDDATDTSSEGATDVPASGTNGNKGQTEGNKGQSDGKKGQTKGTGETESSDDGSQGVIEPQDDDI, encoded by the coding sequence ATGAAGAACAGTAAATGTGTAATACGGATAGTGTTTGTTTTTGCATTATTTCTATTATCTACCTGTAACTGGACCAAGGCTTTTGCCGCAGCCGAAGAGGAAGTAATAACCAAAGGGGTATATATTGATTCGGTTGATATTGGTGGAATGACCAAGGAACAAGCCGAACAGGCAGTAAAAGATTACGTAGATTCATTGAAGGGAAAAACAGTAACCGTTGATATAGATGGGGAGAAAGAAAAAATATCCCTGGCAGATTTAGGGTTCACCAGCAAAGAGAACACGTATATTGAGGAAGCCCTGGAAATCGGAAAAAACGGTAACCTGATCAAGCAATATAAAGAATTAAAGGATACCCAGGAAAATAATCTTACCTATAAGCTGGAATTCAGCATGTCAGATGATGAGCTGAAGACGTTTGTTAAGAAACAGCTATCCAGTCATAATGTTAAAGCGAAAAATGCCACTGTAGCCAGAAAGAATGGCGAATTTGTCTATACCGATGAAGTGGTGGGTATGAAGGTAAATACCACTGCAACCGCTAATTCTATCAAAGAAGCTGTATTACAGGACTGGACAGGTGAGGATGTTAACATATCAGCAGAAATAAAAAAGGACGAGCCGAAGTATACCAGAGAAATGGTAGAAAAATGTAACACCATTCTTGGCTCCTATTCCACTACCTATACATCATCTTCCAACGATCGTGCAGCTAACCTGGCAAATGGTGCAAGACTAATCAATAATACAGTATTGTATCCGGGGGATGTATTTTCTGCTTATGAAAAATTAACGCCTTTTACAAAGGCAAACGGATATTACGAAGCAGGCGCATATGCAAATGGTAAAGTAATAGATTCCATTGGTGGCGGAGCCTGCCAGGTAACAACGACTCTGTATAATGCAGTGCTCTTTTCAGAGCTGGAAGTGGTGGAGAGATTTCCCCACTCTATGACCATTAGTTATGTATCTCTCTCAAGAGATGCTGCTATTGCAGGAACCTGGAAAGATCTGAAATTCAAAAATGACACAGATACACCGATTGTAATTGAAGCGTCTACGCAAGGAAGAACCATAACCTTTAATATCTGGGGAAATGAAACCAGAGACACAGAGGGAAGAAAGATTAAGTTTGAGACGGTTGTTTTAAATGAAAAAGCCCCCGGTGCAGATGTAGTAACCAAAGACCCGAATCAGCTGGAAGGCTATGAATATACAACTCAGTCCGCTCACACAGGTTACTCAGCAGAGCTTTATAAAGTTGTCTATGAAAATGGTGTTGAAGTAAGCCGTACAAAAATTAATAAGAGTGTATATAACCCTTCTCCAAGATATGTAACAATTGGAACGAAGAAACCAGAGCCGGAAGAGAATGCGGAAGAACCAGATGATGCAACCGATACTTCCTCAGAAGGTGCAACGGATGTACCTGCTTCTGGTACAAACGGAAACAAAGGACAGACAGAGGGTAATAAAGGACAGTCTGATGGCAAAAAAGGTCAGACAAAGGGTACCGGTGAAACAGAGAGTAGCGATGATGGCAGCCAGGGCGTTATTGAACCCCAGGATGATGACATTTAA
- a CDS encoding glycoside hydrolase family 13 protein, with protein sequence MINKNALYSDGTIDYRNPMEPNEFEKVVIRLRTQKGELSVFMHFSGNTQEFSAVKMDRTHSDIYFDYYESVIALENYVVNYYFEISDGEQTCYYNRAGGTDKLQEKFHFTLTPGFHTPDWAKGAVMYQIYVDRFYNGDTGNDVTDREYYYVGDCVTKAEDWYQYPASVGIREFYGGDLLGVIKKMDYLKDLGVEVIYLNPVFVSPSNHKYDTQDYDYVDPHLGVVVEDSEEALPEGVYDNRRANRYKKRVTSRINLEKSNELLVKLVETAHEKGMKVILDGVFNHCGSFHKWLDREGIYEGEEDFKPGAYWEKTSPYRDYFNFKEDKWPGNGSYDGWWGYETLPKLNYEGSRKLYDEILKIGAKWVSPPFNCDGWRLDVAADLGLTREFNHQFWKDFRKAVKTANPEAVILAEHYGDSKEWLLGEEWDTVMNYDAFMEPLTWFLTGMEKHSDSYEESLYNSGAAFEGLMKNAMVGMQTTSLLTAMNELSNHDHSRFLTRTNKRVGRTATAGPQAADNGIDLGVFREAVTVQMTWPGAPTIYYGDEAGLCGWTDPDNRRSYPWGREDQELIQFHKDIINIHKTYDTLKTGSHLMLHADYGYLCYGRFDKKDKFIIALNNTEAQMEVEIEAWRIGIEDKETLARLLLTTRDGYCLDSEMYYTDGGVLKLTLPPAASVIIKNFFQA encoded by the coding sequence ATGATAAATAAAAATGCGCTGTACAGTGACGGAACGATTGATTACAGAAACCCCATGGAACCCAATGAATTTGAGAAGGTAGTAATACGATTACGAACTCAAAAGGGTGAATTAAGCGTTTTCATGCATTTCTCCGGAAATACGCAGGAATTTTCAGCTGTTAAGATGGATAGAACCCACAGTGATATATATTTTGATTATTATGAAAGCGTTATTGCGTTAGAGAACTATGTGGTTAATTATTACTTTGAAATATCAGATGGTGAGCAGACCTGCTATTACAACCGGGCAGGAGGAACCGATAAGCTTCAGGAGAAGTTCCATTTTACCTTAACTCCTGGATTTCATACACCGGATTGGGCAAAAGGTGCGGTTATGTATCAGATCTATGTGGACCGCTTTTATAACGGAGATACTGGCAATGATGTTACCGATAGGGAGTATTATTATGTAGGGGACTGTGTGACAAAGGCAGAGGACTGGTATCAATATCCGGCATCTGTAGGCATCAGGGAATTTTATGGAGGCGACCTGTTAGGCGTTATTAAGAAAATGGATTATCTGAAAGACCTTGGTGTGGAAGTAATCTATTTGAATCCGGTGTTCGTTTCCCCCTCCAATCACAAATATGATACCCAGGACTATGACTATGTAGACCCGCATCTGGGAGTTGTTGTAGAAGACAGTGAAGAGGCGCTGCCAGAAGGAGTATACGACAACCGTAGGGCAAACCGTTACAAAAAAAGGGTTACAAGCAGGATCAATCTTGAGAAAAGCAATGAGCTTCTTGTAAAGCTTGTGGAAACTGCACATGAAAAAGGTATGAAGGTAATATTAGACGGAGTCTTCAATCACTGCGGTTCTTTTCACAAATGGCTGGACAGAGAAGGTATTTATGAAGGAGAAGAGGACTTTAAACCCGGTGCATATTGGGAGAAGACCAGCCCATATAGGGATTATTTTAATTTTAAAGAGGATAAATGGCCTGGTAACGGCAGTTATGATGGCTGGTGGGGGTATGAGACCTTGCCTAAGTTAAATTATGAGGGTTCCCGTAAGCTCTATGATGAAATTCTAAAGATAGGAGCTAAATGGGTATCACCACCTTTTAATTGTGACGGCTGGAGGCTTGACGTAGCTGCAGATTTAGGTCTGACCAGAGAGTTTAACCATCAATTCTGGAAGGACTTTAGAAAGGCAGTAAAAACAGCTAATCCGGAGGCGGTTATCCTGGCAGAGCATTACGGCGATTCAAAGGAATGGCTTTTAGGAGAAGAATGGGATACTGTAATGAATTACGATGCTTTTATGGAGCCGCTTACCTGGTTCCTTACAGGTATGGAAAAGCACAGTGATTCCTATGAGGAATCTCTGTACAATTCGGGAGCTGCTTTCGAAGGTCTGATGAAAAATGCTATGGTTGGTATGCAGACCACCTCCTTGCTGACCGCCATGAATGAACTCTCCAATCACGATCATTCCAGATTCTTAACCAGAACCAACAAAAGGGTTGGCAGAACGGCAACGGCAGGACCTCAGGCTGCGGATAATGGCATAGATCTTGGCGTGTTCCGGGAGGCGGTAACGGTACAGATGACCTGGCCTGGGGCACCTACTATCTACTATGGCGATGAAGCCGGCTTATGCGGCTGGACGGATCCGGATAACCGAAGAAGTTATCCCTGGGGAAGAGAAGACCAGGAGCTGATTCAATTCCATAAGGATATTATTAATATTCATAAAACCTATGATACCTTAAAAACCGGCTCCCATCTGATGCTGCATGCTGATTATGGCTATTTGTGTTATGGAAGATTTGACAAGAAAGATAAATTTATTATTGCCTTAAATAATACAGAAGCGCAAATGGAGGTGGAGATTGAAGCCTGGCGTATAGGGATTGAGGATAAGGAAACACTAGCAAGGCTGCTATTAACAACCAGAGATGGCTATTGTCTGGATTCAGAAATGTATTATACCGATGGAGGAGTTTTAAAGCTAACGCTTCCTCCGGCGGCTTCGGTTATCATAAAGAATTTCTTCCAGGCATAA
- a CDS encoding B12-binding domain-containing radical SAM protein, whose protein sequence is MVRLKVLLVGINAKYIHSNPAIRSLRNYALPYKDCIRISEYTINQYKDDILMDIYKQKPDFIGVSCYIWNFGMVQKVCRELRKVLPEVKLWLGGPEVSYDPKALMEELPFIDGIMAGEGEEVFLELMKFYVDGQGELLKIKGICFRDGRKEDLVVQTPFREEMDMDKLPFPYEDLSELENRIIYYESSRGCPYSCSYCLSSENKRVRFRNVKKVEEELLFFLENKVPQVKFVDRTFNCNHNHAMAIWRFIKEHDNGITNFHFEIAGEILKADEIELLNSMREGLVQLEVGVQSANENTLDAIHRRMSLERIKEVVHQIQRGENIHIHLDLIAGLPLEDFPSFRASFNEVYAMKPDQLQLGFLKVLKGSTLNQELSGNQWDIVYQEEPPYEVLYTRWISYDEILLLKKVESMTEIYYNSGQFEYTLKYLMHFFDTPFDFFLALGNYYEELGLHLMSSSRMGRYETLLSFFEQRIAAVENGEVKVLKSLMVHDLFCREKLKSRPSFAEDYEAYKKKYQLFYQDKDRIAVSLSRDIGTEDVKGVLHIEHYPFNVYQTADKGIRTGEEQFILYDYKNRNPLNKQAGQAEVVL, encoded by the coding sequence GTGGTTAGATTGAAAGTTTTATTGGTAGGTATTAACGCAAAATATATTCATTCCAATCCGGCAATTAGAAGCCTAAGAAATTATGCTTTGCCTTATAAGGATTGTATTAGGATTTCTGAATATACCATTAATCAATATAAAGACGATATTCTTATGGATATCTATAAACAGAAACCGGATTTTATAGGAGTATCCTGCTATATATGGAATTTTGGTATGGTTCAGAAGGTGTGCAGGGAACTGAGAAAAGTACTGCCAGAGGTTAAGCTGTGGCTGGGTGGACCGGAGGTTTCGTATGATCCAAAGGCTCTCATGGAGGAGCTTCCCTTTATTGATGGTATTATGGCCGGTGAAGGAGAAGAGGTTTTCCTGGAACTTATGAAATTTTATGTGGATGGACAGGGAGAGCTCTTAAAGATAAAGGGTATTTGCTTTCGGGACGGCAGGAAAGAGGATTTAGTGGTTCAGACACCTTTTAGAGAAGAAATGGATATGGATAAGCTTCCTTTCCCTTATGAGGATTTATCTGAGCTTGAGAACAGGATTATTTATTACGAGTCCAGCAGGGGTTGCCCTTATTCCTGCAGCTATTGCCTTTCTTCGGAAAATAAAAGGGTCCGTTTTCGTAATGTGAAGAAAGTGGAGGAGGAACTGCTTTTTTTCCTTGAGAATAAGGTGCCTCAGGTTAAATTTGTAGACAGGACTTTTAACTGTAATCACAACCACGCCATGGCAATATGGCGGTTTATTAAGGAGCATGATAATGGAATCACGAATTTTCACTTTGAGATTGCAGGTGAAATTCTGAAAGCTGACGAAATAGAACTCCTTAATTCCATGCGTGAAGGACTGGTTCAGCTGGAAGTCGGTGTACAGTCTGCTAATGAGAATACACTGGATGCCATACACAGAAGGATGAGCCTTGAGAGAATCAAAGAGGTGGTTCATCAGATTCAAAGAGGTGAGAATATCCATATTCATCTGGATTTGATTGCCGGTCTTCCCCTGGAGGATTTTCCTTCCTTTCGGGCTTCTTTTAACGAAGTATATGCCATGAAGCCGGATCAACTTCAGCTGGGATTCTTAAAGGTATTAAAGGGCTCCACCCTGAATCAGGAGCTGTCCGGCAACCAATGGGATATTGTGTATCAGGAGGAACCGCCTTATGAAGTCCTTTATACCAGATGGATCAGTTACGATGAAATCCTGCTGCTTAAGAAAGTGGAAAGTATGACAGAGATTTATTATAACAGCGGACAGTTTGAGTATACCTTAAAGTATCTGATGCACTTTTTTGATACACCTTTTGATTTCTTTCTTGCGCTGGGGAATTATTATGAGGAATTAGGACTTCACCTTATGAGCTCCTCCAGAATGGGAAGATATGAAACCCTGCTATCCTTCTTCGAACAAAGAATTGCGGCGGTGGAGAACGGGGAGGTTAAGGTACTTAAGAGCCTGATGGTTCATGACCTCTTTTGCAGGGAGAAGCTTAAGAGCAGACCTTCCTTTGCAGAGGACTATGAAGCTTATAAGAAGAAATATCAGTTGTTTTATCAGGACAAAGACAGAATAGCAGTTAGTCTGTCAAGAGATATTGGAACGGAGGATGTAAAGGGTGTTCTTCATATAGAACATTATCCTTTTAATGTGTACCAGACAGCTGACAAAGGCATAAGAACAGGGGAAGAGCAGTTTATTCTGTACGATTATAAAAACAGGAATCCGCTTAATAAACAGGCAGGGCAGGCAGAGGTGGTCTTATAG
- a CDS encoding AIR synthase family protein, producing the protein MQMGKVSEAILKRSVLRQIKQRRDEVLQRPGVGVDCTALGIGEEEGMLLTSNPITVSKELLPSTAIHSAVADIRAAGGDIIGVMLTILLPKDSQESQLQNIMKEAENTAKAYNLEIIGGHTEITSYVNRPVITVTGVGKIRRSRVTASAGVLPGDEIVMTKWAGLLGTAILAKEHTQELLTRYNRDFIQNAEDFTAFLSIAADADIGEEAGVKLMHNPSRGGIFAALWELGVRTGLGLTADLRKIPIRQETIEICEFFDLNPYQLYSAGSLLLVTGKGNELAEKLNDSGIPAVVIGRFTDGNARTIRNQEEERFLEPPKTDELYQVNVVK; encoded by the coding sequence ATGCAGATGGGGAAAGTATCGGAAGCTATATTAAAGCGTTCCGTCCTAAGACAGATAAAGCAGAGAAGGGATGAAGTACTTCAGAGGCCTGGAGTTGGTGTGGACTGCACAGCTTTGGGAATAGGAGAAGAGGAAGGAATGCTTTTGACCTCCAATCCCATAACAGTTTCGAAAGAACTGCTTCCTTCTACTGCCATACATAGTGCTGTAGCAGACATCAGGGCAGCTGGCGGTGATATTATAGGTGTTATGCTTACGATACTGCTTCCGAAGGATTCACAGGAATCCCAGCTTCAGAATATTATGAAGGAAGCGGAAAACACAGCCAAAGCATATAACCTTGAGATCATAGGTGGACATACAGAGATAACTTCCTACGTCAACAGGCCGGTTATTACAGTGACAGGTGTCGGAAAGATACGTCGCAGCCGGGTTACCGCATCCGCGGGCGTCCTGCCCGGAGATGAGATTGTAATGACGAAATGGGCAGGGCTTTTAGGGACTGCTATCCTTGCCAAGGAGCATACACAAGAGCTTCTAACCAGATATAACAGAGATTTTATACAGAATGCAGAGGATTTTACCGCATTTCTGTCCATAGCCGCAGATGCGGATATCGGAGAGGAAGCCGGAGTGAAACTTATGCATAATCCCTCAAGAGGCGGTATTTTTGCAGCCTTATGGGAACTTGGAGTTCGCACAGGATTGGGTCTGACAGCAGATTTAAGGAAAATTCCTATCAGACAGGAAACCATTGAAATCTGTGAATTTTTTGATTTAAATCCTTATCAGCTTTATTCGGCAGGCTCTCTTTTACTGGTTACCGGGAAAGGAAATGAACTTGCAGAAAAGTTAAATGACAGCGGTATTCCGGCAGTTGTAATCGGAAGATTTACTGACGGTAATGCAAGAACCATACGAAATCAGGAGGAAGAGAGATTCCTGGAGCCCCCGAAAACGGATGAACTTTATCAGGTTAACGTTGTAAAATAA
- a CDS encoding exonuclease domain-containing protein, which produces MTKKNGMITSFVCFDIETTGLSPEEDHIIEIGAVRVKEGKITEYFNELIKPPLPLPENIIKLTGITEEMLANARTAAEVVPNFLEFTGEDIIMGHNIMFDYSFIKVSAGRLGHSFEREGIDTLKISRGTIPEKESKSLGSLCNRYNVVNPSAHRAFHDAKATAMVYAYMCNEFFDSHSDVFKPQVLSYKVKKSQPITASQKNYLNDLLKYHKIEYMNSIDNLTRSEASKLIDSIILNKGRLNYKPAT; this is translated from the coding sequence ATGACAAAGAAAAACGGAATGATAACCTCCTTTGTATGCTTTGATATAGAAACCACAGGACTCTCACCGGAAGAAGATCATATAATTGAAATAGGTGCTGTCCGAGTTAAAGAGGGTAAAATAACAGAGTATTTTAACGAATTGATCAAACCGCCTTTACCCTTACCGGAGAATATTATCAAGCTTACGGGAATAACAGAAGAAATGCTTGCGAATGCAAGAACGGCTGCTGAAGTGGTGCCGAATTTCCTTGAATTTACCGGAGAAGATATTATAATGGGGCATAATATAATGTTTGACTACAGCTTCATAAAGGTCAGTGCCGGGCGTCTGGGACACAGCTTTGAAAGAGAAGGAATTGATACTCTTAAGATCAGCAGAGGAACTATCCCTGAAAAAGAGAGTAAAAGCCTTGGGAGCTTATGCAATCGCTATAATGTGGTAAATCCAAGTGCCCACCGGGCATTCCATGATGCGAAAGCTACGGCTATGGTCTATGCATATATGTGCAATGAATTTTTTGACAGCCACAGTGATGTTTTTAAGCCGCAGGTCTTATCCTATAAGGTAAAAAAGTCCCAGCCCATCACTGCAAGTCAAAAAAATTACTTGAATGATTTATTAAAATATCATAAGATAGAATATATGAATTCCATAGACAATCTGACGAGAAGCGAAGCTTCTAAATTGATTGACAGCATTATTCTCAACAAGGGAAGGTTAAACTATAAGCCTGCCACATAA
- a CDS encoding Lrp/AsnC family transcriptional regulator, whose product MLKEKILQAIDKNSKLTPKDLAAMLNATEEEVATAIKELEEASIICGYPTLINWDNAESEKVTALIEVKVTPQRGQGFDKIAERIYKFDEVESVYLMSGGFDLTVIIEGKSMREVANFVSSKLAPMEAVLSTATHFVLKKYKEHGLPLVHETKDERMLITP is encoded by the coding sequence ATGTTAAAGGAAAAAATTTTACAGGCTATTGATAAGAATAGTAAGCTTACACCAAAAGATCTGGCTGCTATGCTTAATGCAACTGAAGAAGAAGTGGCAACTGCCATTAAGGAATTAGAGGAAGCATCTATTATCTGTGGTTACCCAACTTTGATTAATTGGGATAACGCAGAGAGTGAAAAGGTAACAGCCCTGATAGAAGTAAAGGTAACACCTCAGAGAGGTCAGGGATTTGATAAGATTGCGGAAAGAATCTATAAATTTGACGAGGTAGAATCAGTTTATCTGATGTCCGGTGGATTCGATCTTACGGTAATAATCGAAGGCAAAAGCATGAGAGAAGTGGCTAACTTTGTGTCCAGCAAATTAGCACCTATGGAAGCGGTTCTCAGTACTGCGACTCATTTTGTTCTGAAGAAATACAAAGAGCATGGGCTGCCCCTGGTTCATGAAACCAAAGATGAAAGGATGCTGATTACACCGTGA
- a CDS encoding aminotransferase class I/II-fold pyridoxal phosphate-dependent enzyme: MRDPLSKTVVSIEPSGIRKFFDIVSEMKDAISLGVGEPDFDTPWHIREEGIYSLEKGKTFYTSNSGLKELKIEICSYLSRRFGLSYNYDHETIVTVGGSEAIDIALRAMLDPGDEVLVPQPSYVSYVPCVVLAGGKPVIIELKEKDEFKLTKESLLESITDKTKVLVLPFPNNPTGSVMTKEDLAEIVPIILEKDLFVISDEIYSELTYGGQHISIAAFPGMRERTIVINGFSKSYAMTGWRLGYATGPAVIIEQMTKIHQFAIMCAPTASQYAAVEALRNGDADVAMMRESYDQRRNYLVKAFNDMGLTCFEPFGAFYIFPSIQSMGMTSDEFATKLLMEEKVAAVPGTAFGCGGEGFLRISYASSMENLKIAVERIERFVKKHRG; this comes from the coding sequence GTGAGAGACCCATTATCAAAGACCGTCGTAAGCATTGAGCCTTCCGGCATACGTAAATTTTTTGACATTGTAAGTGAAATGAAGGATGCGATTTCTTTGGGTGTGGGAGAGCCGGATTTTGATACTCCCTGGCATATCCGCGAAGAAGGCATCTATTCCCTGGAGAAGGGAAAGACTTTTTATACTTCCAATTCCGGCTTAAAGGAATTGAAGATTGAAATATGCAGCTATTTAAGCCGACGTTTCGGATTAAGCTATAACTATGATCATGAAACCATTGTTACCGTTGGCGGCAGTGAAGCAATTGATATAGCGCTCAGAGCTATGCTGGATCCCGGCGATGAAGTACTGGTGCCTCAGCCAAGTTATGTCTCTTATGTACCCTGTGTTGTGTTGGCAGGCGGTAAACCGGTTATTATTGAATTAAAGGAGAAGGATGAGTTTAAGCTTACAAAAGAGAGCCTTCTTGAGTCCATCACCGATAAGACGAAGGTGTTGGTGCTTCCTTTCCCCAACAACCCTACAGGTTCCGTAATGACAAAAGAGGATCTGGCTGAAATTGTCCCTATCATACTTGAGAAGGATTTGTTTGTTATATCCGATGAAATCTACTCTGAACTTACTTATGGCGGTCAGCATATATCCATCGCTGCTTTTCCTGGTATGAGGGAGAGGACAATTGTTATTAACGGCTTCTCCAAGTCCTATGCCATGACAGGCTGGAGGCTGGGTTATGCTACAGGTCCTGCAGTTATCATTGAGCAGATGACAAAGATTCATCAGTTTGCCATTATGTGTGCACCGACTGCCAGCCAGTATGCTGCTGTTGAAGCTTTAAGAAACGGTGATGCTGATGTCGCTATGATGAGGGAGTCCTATGATCAGAGAAGAAATTATCTGGTAAAAGCCTTTAATGATATGGGCTTGACCTGTTTCGAGCCTTTTGGAGCTTTTTACATCTTTCCCAGCATTCAGAGCATGGGCATGACTTCAGATGAGTTTGCTACGAAACTTTTGATGGAAGAAAAGGTGGCTGCTGTTCCGGGAACTGCTTTTGGATGCGGCGGAGAAGGCTTCCTTCGTATTTCTTATGCTTCTTCCATGGAGAATTTAAAGATTGCCGTAGAAAGAATCGAGCGGTTTGTTAAGAAACACCGTGGATAA